AGGGGACTAGCGCTACCTTTAACACCAGTTTTCCATACTGTGTTGCTGTATTTGAGACCCGACACGATGTTGTTGCTGACCTGGAAGGTGAACTTGAGGCTATAACGGCTGCCTTCTTTCAAAGTAAACCACAAGCCTTTGGGTTTTCCATTCTCAGGAATTGGCAGCAGTATATCAGGTCTACCAGGAGAAATTATTGCAAGGCTCACGATCTTGACATCTGGTTCCAGTGTTTCTACATTGTGAAGGaatgatgaaaaaagaaaatgatcagTGACAATTGAATTAGGATCGGCATTAGAAGAAAGGAGTTTACAATCAACAACTTAATCAAGTAATCATTCGAGCTCTGCATCAAATAAACCAGAAATACGCAGTTCCAAAGCCATCATTCAATTTGCTAAGGAAAAAGGCTGAAAGAgcatttatctcaaacttgatttcattttatgaaaCAACACTCAGAAATATATAACAATCTCAGTAATGGCATCGATGGCAAATTGGAACTCGAGGGAAATTTGTGCGTTCATTTAAAGATGATGACAAGCAGAAAGCCTAAAGACAAAACTCTGTACTCCACCTTCCAGTGTGGTGAGAAACAGACGCAACGGACAGTAAAGAACCAGAAATGCTCTTCAGATCAGACAGATTCCCTCAACCAAGCTCGCTTTGAAAAGCTACTTTAAAAGagattcttctttttcgttcttGTTTGTCAGCTCTCATGCGCATACTTAGTCCCGCTTTCTCAAGCAAAGACAGATCTTTCGCATTGAGACCAAAAGATTCATAACATAAACTTCCTCAGAGATCTCAGCCATCTTATGAACTTGGTGAGCTTAATTCTAGAGAGATTATAGCTTGCATATTTGCACCTTTTGAAGCATTCACACATACCTAGGGAAATCCTAAAAAGGAGACTCCTAAGAATTATCTACAAGAACCATTTTAAccttaagaaagaaaaacaactaAGCCTCATCCCATTACTTTGTTGCACTTTTTTAGCATATAAAGTGTCCTGTACGATCAAAGTACAAACATTTGTAAGTTGCAACCCGTAATTCCAGCCGTAGACAAGATAAAACCTCATTGTATACTGTGAAAAATGAAACCAGCTTACAGATCTGCTTACTTTCAACCGAATTAACCAAAATTGCACCCCCATCTATGCGCTTCGTTTCTTtaagaaaatcacaaacttcATAATCTAACTGTTCAGTTCTGTCAGACTTTTGTTGATTATAAATGACCCTATTCTAGTTCATTTTCACATCCCCTGTGCCAGTCCAATCAGGAAATAGTTTGTacactttttttgtctttgggtgaaaaaaaaattacctccGACAGAATCAAAGTCCACGCTTCCAAGAAGCTGTTCCTTCCACCTCCTCAAGCTTTCATCATCCTATATACCATTCTCAAAACATCAACATCAAAACCCATAAAACTTACACCCCAGCAACTTTCAAACACAAGGCCAAAGagtaatatttctttttttctcaaaccTTATCCTTTTCAAACTGTTCCTTGAGAGTGACCTGAGGACCCAAGTCAATCTTCTTCACGTCCTCCTCTTCATCCTCCTCGGTGGCGTATACCGAGCTCTCGCTCGTGGTCCTGTGAATCTTCTCTCCTTGCAATTCATCCTCGTTCTCTTCATTCGGAGGTGTCTTCACCTCTGCATTTTCCTTGGACGTGCTGCTCTTCTCATCAAATCCCATGTTCTTGGAACTTGAAGCCACTCCAACGGCCAAAGACATCAACAGCACATCCAAAACACGAACGAAAAAATGTCCAAATGACGCACACAGGATACAATCAACCCCCGCTCACTTACCAAATCGAAAAGACAAGGAAAGGATCTGAAGTAATTGAGGGAAAACACAACGAGAACCCACCAAAATCCTTGCTTTTGCGaacgagaagaaaagaaagatgaagaacGCCCCCaataaaaactcaaaaggagagaagaaaaaagaaaaagaaaagatgaaaagagggacTTGGGTCAAAGAATCCAAGAAAGGCAAATGCAGACCAATTAAAGAGAACCCAAGAACGCAAACACagaggaaagaagagagagagagagagagagaaggcaaagaaaaagaagaacggaGGGACGAGAGGAAGCGAGAGAAGGGTTGCTGTTTAGGGAAGTTCAAAGAAGGAAATGGTCATGTGGTGATGCGAAATTGCGAGCGAATGAGCTTGCaaggagagaggaagagagagacagagcgagacagagagagagatcgtgAGGGTCACTCAGCGAGGCCGAGAATGGAGGGAGGGGTCATTCCAGCCGAGACGACACGCGCACATCCACGCACGAACCAACCATCGAGTTTCGCCTTGGATTTCGCTCATCATTTTGTTTTCCCCCCCTCTTTgacttcttcctcctcttcttttttctcgtttctcgaattttccttttattttccctctcagttgatttttctttcctttttccttttgctttttataCTTCCGTAACCGGGAGCCCTAATTCTCTAAAAGCCCTCAACTTTAATtccaatctcaaatctatcatgaatttttttcttaaaaaaaaattgactttagaTCAAGTCACAAATCTACCCCaaactttctttttgtctcagaaaaaatcaccaactttaggtcattctcaaatctacccccAACTTTTTTGTAttgaaaaaaatcctaaaatttagaTCCAATCTCAAATTTGTCAAGAATTTTACTTTGTCTAAGAAAATCACTAACTTTCAAGCTATTATCAAATTTAACTCGTGGTCCAATCCAAACTTGATATGACATTTTCAAATAGATAAAAAGTCCAATCATCAAAGTAATTGGGTTATAAGCACTTGACCAACATTACGTTTCAACGTGGATAATAAATACACCCccaaaaaattgttgaaattttccaaaatgaaaccaTTATAGAATATGAAAATTGGATGGAATAACATTGATATTTGGACAGATAGGCAATAGgggcagatttttttttttttttttggtcataatagGGGCAGATTTACTACTAGAGAAAAATTGACGATTTtgttcttagacaaaaaaaaaaaggttcgggaTATATTTGGGATTGGAtctaaagtttggagttttttctaaaactaaaaaaaaaaattatggtagaTTTGGAAATGTAAATTGAGGTTTTtcctaatacaaaaaaattaaaagtagatttgggactgcacttaaattttaggatttttctgagacaaaaaaaaaagttcaaggtaGATTAgagactaaacctaaagttaaggatttttttagggaattatgTCTATTTCCAAATGgctcaaatgtttttttttttttttacccttttgctgttctgaaaattttagtttcttttaaaTATGTTCAAAATACAAACTAACCACATGATTTACTAAATAAGCAGCTTATCCATGTCATTAAAAAACTTGTAAGTTGGAAAAAACCATTATGAATAAATAAGTGTGTCAAGTACTTTTTAATTATGCGAATGTaatataacttttcaatttttagtaATTCCATTGTAAAAAATAAGTATCTTTTTAAGTAACACTTACCGTTACTAactttgatataaaaaaaagagcgaTACATCTACACCATACTAGAATTAGGTATTTAATATATGTGGGTAAATTTTTCTATGCTATCGACCAGTTTTCATAAGAAGTGTCTTCAATTAACAAGCAATGCTTCCAAACAAAGCCTAAAAGTTATTTGTCACATGGAAACATACATAATAACCACGTGATTTACTATAATAAGTTGTTGTCATTAAGAACCTTAGACTTAGAAAAGTAAGTATGAATATATAATATGTCACATTTTGCCCACGTTTTAGTACTTGTTATGAGAAAGTTAATTTGACTTATAAAGTATAGTAAtctcacaatcgaaaaaataagCTTCTtatcaataatatttttctgtgTTTCTCCATGTACTCGATAATTTTCTTATGTCAATGactaatgatttttcatgtggTCAATAACTTTTCATGGGAAAAAATAACCGCCACACTATCAGCATAATCAATAAATTCTCTGTGTGGTTCAAACAATCTTCGTAGAAGAAGTtgacaaataattattttgcgAAACATTTTCACTGTGATCGTCATTTCCA
The sequence above is drawn from the Rhodamnia argentea isolate NSW1041297 chromosome 9, ASM2092103v1, whole genome shotgun sequence genome and encodes:
- the LOC115742983 gene encoding rho GDP-dissociation inhibitor 1-like isoform X2 codes for the protein MGFDEKSSTSKENAEVKTPPNEENEDELQGEKIHRTTSESSVYATEEDEEEDVKKIDLGPQVTLKEQFEKDKDDESLRRWKEQLLGSVDFDSVGETLEPDVKIVSLAIISPGRPDILLPIPENGKPKGLWFTLKEGSRYSLKFTFQVSNNIVSGLKYSNTVWKTGVKVDSSKEMIGTFSPQQEPYTHEMPEDTTPSGMFARGSYTAKSKFVDDDNKCYLEINYTFDIRKDWNSTL
- the LOC115742983 gene encoding rho GDP-dissociation inhibitor 1-like isoform X1; translation: MSLAVGVASSSKNMGFDEKSSTSKENAEVKTPPNEENEDELQGEKIHRTTSESSVYATEEDEEEDVKKIDLGPQVTLKEQFEKDKDDESLRRWKEQLLGSVDFDSVGETLEPDVKIVSLAIISPGRPDILLPIPENGKPKGLWFTLKEGSRYSLKFTFQVSNNIVSGLKYSNTVWKTGVKVDSSKEMIGTFSPQQEPYTHEMPEDTTPSGMFARGSYTAKSKFVDDDNKCYLEINYTFDIRKDWNSTL